One genomic segment of Culturomica massiliensis includes these proteins:
- a CDS encoding SusC/RagA family TonB-linked outer membrane protein — MKRNKLSLTSFPILLCFLLFSLNSWAQEINLTGKVTDAANGEPLPGVSVIIKGTFTGTATNVDGDYSLKVNRGDVVEFSFVGYKTKSFNITGQNTLNVALEEDTQQLQEVVVIGYGQVRKNDATGSVISIGANDFNPGVMSSPQDLLIGKTPGVQITTGGGAPGEGATIRIRGGSSMKASNDPLIVVDGVPLDNSGISGMRNPLNSINPADIETFTVLKDASSTAIYGARASNGVILITTKKGKKGQPFRVNYSGQLSIGWREGKVDVLNADEYRETIRKQFAGNTSIIDNMGNANTDWQDEIYQTAVSNDHTIDFSGYKFDTPFRISFGFTDQQGILKTSSLQRYTGALNLNPSFFDDYLKINLQAKGMYIKNNFGNTSSIGEAVLFDPTRPVRDGNERYGGYFTWTQSATGDPNKIATINPVAHLEQHRDKADVKRFIGNIQFDYRLHFFPDLRANLNLAYDYSKSDGKVIEPENAAWTYDEKYGSGYHKKFGEKKYNELLEFYLNYNKQIDNIYSVIDVIGGYSWQHFKKSSSSYATNTSGTYVKEDIESASENYLLSFFGRLNYTFMDKYLLTFTIRGDGSSRFSKKQRWGTFPSLALAWRIDQEDFMKSFEKLSSLKLRLGYGVTGQQDIIGNDYPYLANYTISNDKAQYQFGNDFIYTLRPNGYDANIKWEETTTWNVALDYGFFNNRINGSIDYYYRKTKDLLNEIPIAAGSNLTNKIVTNVGDLSNQGFEFVLNTVPVDNDKWHWEFNVNLSYNKNKIIKLIRNKDPNYMGVLTGGISGGTGSTIQIHSEGHESNAFYVYRQVYDKAGKPIEGVYADLNKDGIINQSDLYRYKGPAPKWLAGFSSYLTYKNWDLNIAGRFSFGNYVYNNIQSNGAIYSRMYDNTGFYSNIPSDVSKTNFRNPQYFSDYYVQNASFMKLDNITLGYNFKKLWHNRIDLRLYAIVQNVFTITKYKGLDPEIFNGIDNNFYPRPRNFVFGVNLGF; from the coding sequence ATGAAACGAAACAAACTAAGCTTAACTTCTTTTCCTATTTTGTTATGCTTTCTGCTTTTTTCCCTAAATAGCTGGGCACAGGAAATAAACCTAACGGGAAAAGTAACCGACGCTGCCAACGGAGAACCTTTGCCGGGAGTGAGTGTTATCATCAAAGGTACATTTACCGGAACGGCAACCAATGTCGACGGTGACTACTCGCTAAAAGTAAATCGCGGAGATGTGGTTGAATTTTCTTTCGTCGGCTACAAAACTAAAAGTTTTAACATAACCGGCCAAAATACGTTAAACGTAGCCTTAGAGGAAGATACACAGCAACTTCAGGAAGTTGTTGTCATCGGATACGGACAAGTAAGAAAAAATGACGCTACCGGTTCGGTTATCTCTATCGGAGCCAATGATTTTAACCCCGGAGTCATGTCTTCACCCCAGGATTTACTGATCGGGAAAACCCCGGGTGTACAGATCACAACCGGAGGCGGAGCACCGGGAGAAGGTGCAACCATTCGTATCCGGGGAGGCTCTTCAATGAAAGCCAGTAACGACCCCCTGATCGTTGTCGACGGTGTTCCCCTGGACAATTCCGGCATATCCGGTATGCGTAATCCGCTGAATAGCATCAACCCGGCCGATATCGAAACATTTACCGTTTTAAAAGACGCCTCCTCTACAGCCATTTACGGAGCCAGAGCATCCAACGGCGTTATTCTGATTACCACCAAAAAGGGAAAAAAAGGACAACCTTTCCGGGTCAATTATTCCGGCCAGCTTAGTATCGGCTGGCGGGAAGGCAAAGTCGACGTCCTCAATGCCGACGAATACCGCGAAACCATCCGGAAACAATTTGCCGGTAACACCAGTATTATCGACAATATGGGGAACGCAAATACAGACTGGCAGGATGAAATCTACCAGACAGCCGTCAGCAATGACCATACAATCGATTTTTCCGGTTATAAATTTGATACCCCCTTCCGGATCTCCTTCGGTTTTACAGATCAACAGGGAATCTTAAAAACGAGCAGCCTGCAACGGTACACCGGAGCACTGAATCTCAATCCTTCCTTTTTTGACGACTACCTGAAAATCAACCTTCAGGCCAAAGGAATGTATATTAAAAATAATTTCGGTAATACCAGTTCTATAGGTGAAGCCGTACTATTCGATCCCACCCGGCCCGTCAGAGACGGCAACGAACGTTACGGCGGGTATTTTACCTGGACACAATCGGCAACCGGCGATCCCAATAAGATTGCTACAATAAACCCCGTCGCCCATTTGGAACAACACCGTGATAAAGCCGATGTGAAACGTTTCATCGGCAATATCCAATTCGATTACCGGTTACATTTTTTCCCGGACTTACGGGCCAACTTAAACCTGGCCTATGACTACTCAAAAAGCGACGGAAAAGTCATAGAACCTGAAAATGCAGCCTGGACTTACGATGAAAAGTACGGAAGCGGATATCATAAAAAATTCGGTGAAAAAAAATACAACGAATTACTGGAATTTTACCTGAACTACAACAAACAGATCGACAACATATACAGTGTCATCGATGTCATCGGTGGTTATTCCTGGCAACACTTTAAAAAGAGCAGTTCTTCTTATGCCACCAATACCTCCGGTACCTATGTCAAAGAAGACATCGAAAGTGCTTCAGAAAACTACCTGCTTTCTTTCTTCGGTCGTTTGAATTACACCTTTATGGACAAATACCTGCTTACATTTACCATCCGGGGAGACGGTTCATCCCGTTTTTCCAAAAAACAACGTTGGGGAACTTTCCCGTCCCTCGCCCTGGCCTGGCGTATCGACCAGGAAGACTTTATGAAAAGCTTTGAAAAACTATCCTCTTTAAAACTGCGGCTTGGTTACGGTGTCACCGGACAACAGGACATCATCGGAAATGACTACCCTTATCTGGCCAACTATACCATAAGTAACGATAAAGCCCAGTATCAGTTCGGGAACGACTTTATATACACACTCCGGCCTAACGGTTACGATGCCAACATCAAATGGGAAGAAACGACAACCTGGAACGTCGCTTTGGATTACGGTTTTTTCAATAACCGGATCAACGGTTCTATCGACTATTACTATCGTAAAACCAAAGACCTGTTAAACGAAATTCCGATTGCAGCCGGCTCGAACCTGACCAATAAAATCGTAACGAATGTAGGAGACTTGTCCAACCAGGGTTTCGAATTTGTCCTGAACACCGTCCCGGTCGACAACGACAAATGGCATTGGGAATTCAATGTCAATTTATCCTACAACAAAAATAAAATCATCAAACTGATCCGGAACAAAGATCCAAATTACATGGGAGTCCTTACCGGAGGTATCTCTGGAGGTACCGGCAGTACAATACAAATACACAGTGAAGGACATGAATCCAATGCATTTTACGTATACCGGCAAGTATACGATAAAGCAGGAAAACCGATTGAAGGTGTATATGCCGACCTGAACAAAGACGGCATTATCAACCAATCGGACCTGTATCGCTACAAAGGCCCGGCTCCCAAATGGCTGGCAGGTTTTTCCTCTTACCTGACTTACAAAAACTGGGATTTGAACATCGCCGGCCGTTTTAGCTTCGGAAACTATGTTTATAACAACATACAGTCCAACGGAGCCATCTATTCCCGGATGTACGACAATACCGGTTTCTATAGTAACATCCCCTCGGACGTCTCCAAAACCAATTTCAGAAACCCGCAATATTTCTCGGACTATTATGTCCAGAACGCTTCTTTCATGAAACTGGACAATATTACACTAGGGTATAATTTCAAGAAACTTTGGCACAACCGTATCGACCTGCGTTTGTATGCCATCGTACAGAATGTATTCACCATCACAAAATACAAAGGTCTGGATCCGGAAATATTCAACGGTATCGATAACAATTTCTACCCCCGTCCCCGGAACTTTGTTTTCGGTGTAAACCTCGGATTCTAA
- a CDS encoding RagB/SusD family nutrient uptake outer membrane protein, whose protein sequence is MKTYFHYPKIRLYSLWLLLALGMTACIDDLNTKPIDKNITTADDAYKDPAAYKQVLAKIYAVFALSGQVGPDGNPDLATNDEGSSNYLRQLWNMQELTTDEAICAWNNAGLPDLHNQSWSAANDYITITYDRIFYQISIANEYLRATTDSKLDSRGVTGDLRTQIGYYRAEARLIRDLAYYQALDLYGNVPFVEEKDGVGTFNPQQISRKDLFTWLENDLIEIIPQLKDPHTNEYGRADQALAWTILAKLYLNAEVYTGTSRYTDAITYCNKIIPHYQPDDNYQHLFMADNHTAKGIIFPIAFDGQHTQTYGGTTFLIFAAIGGDSIVPQNYGVNSGWAGNRTTAEFMAKFDPGDRRAQFFTKGQTSIEVNQQSDFKQGVIVTKFSNMKSTGGTGSNLSFVDTDFPMYRIADIYLMYAEAILRGGTGGDLNTALGYINDLRYRAYGDNSGQISASQLTLDFILEERARELYWEGHRRTDLIRFKRFSETNYTWPWKGGVIGGRSTNSNYNLFPIPSSDLGANPNLKQNPGY, encoded by the coding sequence ATGAAAACATACTTCCACTATCCGAAAATCCGGTTATACAGCCTCTGGCTACTTTTAGCCCTGGGAATGACAGCCTGTATCGATGATTTGAACACAAAACCCATCGATAAAAATATCACGACCGCAGACGATGCCTACAAAGATCCCGCTGCTTACAAACAGGTACTGGCCAAAATATATGCCGTATTTGCACTCAGCGGACAAGTCGGGCCGGACGGAAACCCGGACTTAGCGACCAATGATGAAGGCTCCTCCAATTATCTCCGGCAACTCTGGAATATGCAGGAATTAACTACCGACGAAGCCATCTGTGCCTGGAATAATGCCGGACTCCCCGACCTCCACAATCAAAGCTGGTCGGCCGCAAACGATTATATCACCATCACCTACGACCGGATATTTTATCAGATATCCATTGCTAACGAATACTTAAGAGCAACGACTGACAGTAAGCTGGACAGCCGCGGAGTTACCGGCGATTTACGCACCCAAATCGGCTATTACCGGGCCGAAGCCCGCCTGATTAGAGACCTGGCTTATTATCAGGCTTTAGACCTCTACGGCAATGTACCTTTTGTCGAAGAAAAAGACGGAGTCGGCACTTTCAATCCACAGCAGATTTCACGTAAAGACCTTTTTACCTGGCTTGAAAACGACCTGATCGAAATCATTCCTCAGTTGAAAGACCCGCATACCAACGAATACGGTCGTGCCGATCAGGCTCTCGCCTGGACAATCCTGGCCAAATTATACCTGAATGCAGAAGTTTATACCGGAACATCCCGCTATACGGACGCTATAACCTACTGTAATAAAATTATTCCGCATTACCAACCGGACGACAATTATCAGCATCTGTTTATGGCCGATAACCACACGGCCAAAGGTATTATCTTCCCGATTGCTTTTGACGGACAACATACCCAAACCTACGGAGGAACCACCTTTCTCATTTTTGCAGCCATAGGGGGAGACAGTATCGTCCCGCAGAATTACGGTGTTAACTCCGGATGGGCAGGCAACCGAACGACGGCTGAATTCATGGCTAAATTCGATCCGGGTGACCGAAGGGCCCAATTTTTCACGAAAGGCCAAACCAGCATTGAAGTCAATCAACAAAGCGACTTTAAACAAGGAGTAATCGTCACGAAATTCTCAAATATGAAATCGACCGGCGGCACCGGTTCCAATCTGAGTTTCGTAGATACCGACTTTCCGATGTACCGGATTGCAGATATTTATCTGATGTATGCCGAAGCCATTTTACGGGGCGGAACGGGAGGCGACCTGAATACGGCTTTAGGTTATATCAACGATTTACGCTACCGCGCTTATGGCGATAATTCCGGACAGATTTCCGCTTCCCAGCTCACCCTCGACTTTATCCTGGAAGAGCGGGCCCGCGAACTATATTGGGAAGGACATCGCCGGACAGACTTAATCCGCTTCAAACGCTTCAGTGAGACAAACTATACCTGGCCCTGGAAAGGCGGTGTCATAGGAGGCAGAAGCACAAACTCTAATTACAATTTATTCCCGATACCGTCTTCCGATTTAGGAGCAAATCCGAACCTGAAACAGAATCCCGGATATTAA
- a CDS encoding YebC/PmpR family DNA-binding transcriptional regulator, translating to MGRAFEYRKARKLKRWGNMARVFTRIGKEIDIAVKAGGPDPANNTRLRILIQNAKAENMPKENVERAIKRAISKDTSDYKEITYEGYAPHGIAILVEAATDNNTRTVANVRHAFTKFGGSLGTTGSLDFMFDRKSVFKINKPENFDPEEFELEMIDYGVDEIFEDEDGIINLYGSFEAYGNIQKYLEENKYDIVSGEFTRIPTDTKELTPEQRAEVDKILDKLDEDDDVTNVYHNIKED from the coding sequence ATGGGAAGAGCGTTTGAATACCGCAAAGCACGGAAATTGAAAAGATGGGGCAATATGGCCCGCGTTTTCACCAGAATCGGAAAAGAAATCGATATTGCAGTTAAAGCCGGTGGACCGGATCCAGCTAACAACACCCGCCTTCGTATCCTGATCCAGAATGCGAAAGCTGAAAACATGCCGAAGGAAAATGTGGAACGGGCCATCAAACGGGCGATCTCCAAAGATACTTCCGACTACAAGGAAATTACTTATGAAGGATATGCGCCTCACGGCATCGCCATCCTCGTCGAAGCAGCTACAGATAACAATACCCGGACGGTAGCCAATGTACGTCACGCTTTTACGAAATTCGGCGGTTCTTTGGGAACAACAGGCTCACTCGATTTCATGTTCGACCGGAAAAGTGTTTTCAAAATCAATAAACCCGAAAACTTCGATCCGGAAGAATTCGAACTGGAAATGATCGATTACGGAGTTGACGAAATCTTTGAAGACGAAGACGGTATTATCAATTTGTACGGTTCTTTTGAAGCCTATGGTAATATTCAGAAATACCTGGAAGAAAACAAATACGACATCGTCAGCGGAGAATTTACCCGTATCCCGACCGATACCAAAGAATTAACGCCGGAACAAAGAGCCGAAGTTGATAAAATTCTGGATAAACTGGATGAAGACGATGATGTAACAAACGTTTATCACAACATCAAAGAAGATTAA
- a CDS encoding SusE domain-containing protein yields MKQICWIVFTSLSFILTGCETENKKYYAGDFINPEVKTPENGNDFILTEATANDSLTVAWTTAEFGFPAATLYTVQIAKAGTYFESAVKIAETQEKQVKVDYATLNNSILIAGLVPETPGEIELRVNAMVNENLQTLRSKAVQVTMTAYNVEVTYPILFAPGSYQEWNPGDSATILTSPKADDVYEGYLYFTPNTNFKITGQPDWNPLQWGSGGAGKLQKNGGDISVNNSTAGLYKVIADINKLTYSVTPVSWSISGSATSNTAIPLTYNESDRTLKTNAHLTSGEFVFKETGAGNRILGTYFGNQLMDNGNQIVVPQEGEYTITLNLKKYPYTYTLGN; encoded by the coding sequence ATGAAACAGATATGTTGGATCGTTTTTACAAGCCTGTCATTCATATTAACCGGCTGTGAAACTGAAAATAAAAAGTACTATGCCGGAGACTTTATCAATCCGGAAGTCAAAACGCCGGAAAACGGAAACGATTTTATCCTTACCGAAGCTACAGCCAACGATTCTCTGACTGTAGCCTGGACAACTGCCGAATTCGGTTTCCCTGCCGCCACCCTCTACACCGTTCAGATAGCCAAAGCAGGTACTTATTTCGAATCGGCCGTTAAAATCGCGGAAACCCAGGAAAAACAGGTCAAAGTAGACTATGCGACCCTGAACAACAGCATCCTGATTGCAGGACTGGTACCGGAAACTCCGGGAGAGATCGAACTACGTGTAAATGCCATGGTCAATGAAAATTTACAGACACTACGCTCCAAAGCCGTCCAGGTGACAATGACGGCCTACAATGTTGAAGTAACCTATCCCATTCTTTTCGCCCCGGGTAGTTACCAGGAGTGGAATCCCGGTGACTCGGCAACAATACTCACTTCTCCGAAAGCAGACGATGTATATGAAGGCTACCTTTATTTTACCCCGAACACAAACTTTAAAATCACAGGACAGCCGGACTGGAATCCGTTGCAATGGGGAAGCGGCGGAGCCGGTAAACTACAAAAAAACGGCGGAGACATCTCAGTTAATAACAGCACAGCCGGCCTATACAAAGTGATTGCTGACATCAACAAATTAACTTATTCGGTAACGCCTGTCAGTTGGAGCATTTCAGGAAGCGCCACCTCAAATACGGCAATCCCCCTGACCTATAACGAGTCTGACCGGACCCTGAAAACAAATGCACACCTGACGTCCGGTGAGTTCGTCTTTAAAGAAACGGGAGCCGGCAACCGGATATTGGGAACTTACTTCGGTAATCAACTCATGGATAACGGCAATCAGATCGTCGTACCGCAGGAAGGAGAATATACAATAACTTTAAACCTCAAAAAATATCCATACACTTATACACTGGGAAATTAA